Proteins encoded together in one Planctomyces sp. SH-PL14 window:
- a CDS encoding DUF1003 domain-containing protein has product MTDQEGDEPDPAHSCNAVVQRNIRDVIQARKKIERRESASERIARKITELAGNMGFAYFHCAWFGIWIAFNLWRGEGAFDPFPFVLLTTVVSLEAIFLTLMVLVSQNREAKLEEQRADLDLQIDLLAEYEVTRLLCLVSAIAKKLQIDETEDEDLRELLTTVRPRDLLKELETLEGEKAVP; this is encoded by the coding sequence ATGACAGATCAAGAAGGGGACGAACCGGATCCCGCCCATTCCTGTAACGCAGTCGTACAGAGAAACATCCGTGATGTTATCCAGGCCCGCAAGAAGATTGAGCGTAGGGAGTCGGCCAGCGAGCGCATCGCCCGAAAGATCACGGAGCTGGCGGGCAACATGGGATTCGCGTACTTCCACTGTGCCTGGTTCGGAATCTGGATCGCTTTCAATCTCTGGCGAGGGGAGGGGGCCTTTGACCCGTTCCCCTTCGTGCTGTTGACGACCGTCGTCTCGCTTGAGGCCATCTTCCTCACGTTGATGGTCCTGGTCAGTCAGAACCGCGAGGCGAAGCTGGAGGAGCAGAGGGCCGACCTCGATCTGCAGATCGATCTTCTGGCGGAATACGAAGTGACACGCCTTCTGTGCCTGGTCTCAGCGATCGCCAAGAAGCTGCAAATCGACGAGACGGAAGATGAGGACCTCCGAGAACTGCTCACCACCGTCCGGCCGCGCGATCTCCTCAAGGAATTGGAAACCCTCGAAGGGGAGAAGGCCGTCCCGTGA
- a CDS encoding response regulator transcription factor, producing the protein MLPTEYGKKQLAQPTLYRSGTPGVAMDPDRSFSSDISRPSRILVVDDHELVRLGLSHLIRSRQDWELCGEAEECLQTLQMIRERSPDLAIVDLRLAKGDGLDLVKRIRDTCPSCRVLVFSALEEDLFAQRALEAGAHGFINKLEPLPTLMEAIEKVLEGRVALTQRMTDRLLAAKGGGPAATKSPLELLSNREMEVFEHLGQGLSAKEVARELHLSVKTIEYHRQNIQEKLQLSGSRAVVRQATAYVLERANGPQSAAT; encoded by the coding sequence TTGCTCCCGACCGAGTACGGTAAGAAACAACTGGCGCAACCCACGCTTTACCGCTCAGGCACGCCAGGTGTAGCAATGGACCCGGACCGTAGTTTCTCCAGTGACATTTCCCGGCCAAGTCGCATTCTCGTTGTCGACGACCATGAGCTGGTGAGGCTCGGGCTTTCGCATCTCATCCGCAGCCGCCAAGACTGGGAGCTCTGCGGCGAGGCAGAAGAATGCCTGCAGACGCTTCAAATGATCCGGGAACGTTCTCCGGATCTCGCCATCGTCGACCTGCGACTGGCGAAGGGTGACGGTCTCGACCTGGTCAAGCGGATTCGCGACACGTGCCCCTCCTGCCGTGTCCTAGTGTTCTCGGCGCTGGAGGAAGATCTCTTCGCCCAACGGGCCCTTGAGGCGGGAGCGCACGGGTTCATCAACAAGCTGGAACCGCTGCCGACGCTCATGGAGGCGATCGAGAAGGTTCTCGAAGGGCGGGTCGCGTTGACGCAACGCATGACGGACCGCCTGTTAGCGGCCAAAGGCGGCGGGCCGGCCGCGACCAAATCGCCTTTGGAGCTCCTTTCCAATCGGGAGATGGAGGTCTTCGAGCACCTGGGGCAGGGGTTGTCCGCCAAGGAAGTTGCCCGGGAGTTGCATCTCAGCGTCAAAACGATCGAGTACCATCGTCAGAACATCCAAGAAAAGCTGCAGCTTTCTGGCAGCAGGGCGGTTGTACGCCAAGCCACTGCGTACGTACTGGAGCGTGCAAACGGGCCCCAGAGCGCGGCAACGTGA
- a CDS encoding vWA domain-containing protein — MLVLIGVLLVIFLAMVVFAVDVSYMQLTRTELRAAADAAAKAGVECLRRTQSADKAALAAIGLAQYNRIGGKPLLLARNDLEFGQVVLSGGEWTFTPGLQPFRALRVNASLSEGSASGPVHLFFGGLLGRTTFTPRMSAVAAQFDQDIILALDRSHSMAFDLSGVDWKYPPGIPGYPVGITLPPHATLSRWAALMKAVDAFDEIIGRANLQPRVGIVTWSSEITRNSVEYLLTKVTSAVTARDLELTDTVINGLLNGNGKKKGLKKKIEARASNVMLGATNMSAGLTEALRMLEQDTSKPLAKKTIVLMTDGLWNQGSDPVEVARTAKGRGIVIHTITFLPGAQQNEMVEIATITGGRHYFAQNAAELEAAFRDLAYAMPVLLTQ; from the coding sequence ATGCTCGTATTGATCGGCGTCCTGCTGGTCATCTTCCTGGCGATGGTCGTCTTCGCGGTCGACGTCTCCTACATGCAGCTCACCCGGACCGAGTTGCGGGCGGCGGCGGATGCCGCAGCAAAAGCCGGAGTCGAGTGCCTGCGCCGGACCCAGTCGGCCGACAAGGCGGCCCTCGCCGCGATCGGCCTGGCTCAATACAACAGGATTGGCGGCAAGCCTCTCCTCCTGGCCCGAAACGATCTCGAGTTCGGCCAGGTCGTTCTCAGTGGCGGGGAGTGGACCTTCACTCCCGGCCTGCAGCCCTTTCGTGCCTTGCGTGTCAACGCGTCCCTCTCGGAGGGGAGCGCCAGCGGGCCAGTCCATCTGTTCTTCGGCGGGCTCCTCGGCAGGACCACGTTCACTCCAAGGATGTCCGCCGTCGCGGCGCAGTTTGACCAGGACATCATTCTGGCCCTCGACCGGTCGCACTCAATGGCCTTCGACCTGTCGGGCGTCGACTGGAAGTATCCCCCCGGGATCCCTGGCTATCCGGTAGGAATTACACTGCCACCCCACGCGACGCTGAGCCGCTGGGCCGCGCTGATGAAGGCGGTGGACGCCTTCGACGAGATCATCGGCCGGGCGAACCTCCAGCCTCGCGTCGGCATCGTCACCTGGTCCTCCGAGATCACGCGGAACTCGGTCGAATACCTGCTGACAAAAGTGACCTCGGCGGTGACCGCCCGAGACCTGGAGCTGACCGACACCGTCATCAACGGACTGCTGAACGGCAACGGAAAGAAGAAGGGCCTCAAGAAGAAGATTGAGGCCCGGGCGTCGAATGTGATGCTCGGCGCCACGAACATGTCCGCCGGGTTGACCGAAGCCCTCCGGATGCTGGAGCAGGACACGTCAAAGCCGCTGGCAAAGAAGACCATCGTCCTCATGACCGATGGACTCTGGAACCAGGGATCGGATCCGGTCGAAGTGGCTCGCACGGCGAAAGGGAGGGGAATCGTCATCCACACCATCACCTTTCTGCCGGGAGCTCAGCAGAACGAGATGGTCGAGATCGCGACGATCACCGGCGGCCGGCACTATTTCGCGCAGAACGCAGCCGAGCTGGAAGCGGCCTTCCGTGATCTCGCCTACGCCATGCCGGTCCTGCTGACCCAGTAA
- a CDS encoding efflux RND transporter periplasmic adaptor subunit, whose amino-acid sequence MGLEQSIWKWLLLVAALGSAAAGCRESREGKEADEAPPASAIAQDGKIVLSRDRQTAIGLQTASVRPKEIQSRRSAVGWLGLPPGREVVIRAPVAGFAVKPADSGGLTLGRAVRRGDPLAQVNVFLSPQEISQLVQAKEDNDILIEQSLATMQISEAQLEAVANARGAVAGVRIDQIKESLARSRAAYQQAKDKIPFLIREPYEGDLLVKPVAIAAPAEGRITGLQVTEGQLLQAGDPVCTVADWSTLWLRVPIFEGDEPDIDRAAAAQFTHGTSSEIRLAEPVTVPVETRAATRTVELIYAVPNPGWDFRVGQSLTVTLPLHGAEEALLVPRSAVLYDDFGVASCYVASAEGKEKGEADGESFTRRRIECEGTLHGNVIVRRGLKADEVVVSVAAEQLSAESSRSDLMVGDDD is encoded by the coding sequence ATGGGTCTCGAACAATCAATCTGGAAATGGCTGCTGCTGGTCGCCGCGCTCGGTAGCGCGGCCGCGGGATGCCGCGAGTCGCGGGAGGGGAAGGAGGCCGACGAGGCGCCCCCCGCGAGCGCGATCGCCCAGGACGGCAAGATCGTCCTGAGCCGCGACCGGCAGACGGCGATCGGCCTGCAGACGGCGTCGGTGCGGCCCAAAGAGATCCAGAGCCGGAGGTCGGCGGTGGGCTGGCTGGGACTGCCGCCGGGTCGGGAGGTGGTGATCCGGGCGCCCGTCGCGGGGTTTGCCGTGAAGCCGGCGGACTCCGGAGGCCTGACGCTGGGACGGGCGGTGCGGCGGGGGGATCCGCTCGCGCAGGTAAATGTGTTCCTCTCGCCGCAGGAGATCTCGCAGCTCGTGCAGGCCAAGGAAGACAACGACATCCTGATCGAGCAGTCGTTGGCGACCATGCAGATCTCCGAGGCCCAGCTCGAAGCGGTCGCGAACGCGCGAGGGGCCGTCGCCGGGGTCCGGATCGACCAGATCAAGGAGTCGCTGGCGCGGTCTAGGGCGGCCTACCAGCAGGCGAAGGACAAGATCCCGTTCCTGATCCGGGAACCCTACGAGGGGGACCTGCTCGTGAAGCCGGTCGCCATCGCGGCGCCGGCCGAGGGGCGGATCACCGGCCTGCAGGTCACGGAGGGGCAGCTCCTCCAGGCGGGGGATCCGGTCTGCACCGTGGCGGACTGGTCGACGCTCTGGCTGCGGGTGCCGATCTTCGAAGGAGACGAGCCCGACATCGACCGCGCGGCGGCGGCCCAGTTCACCCACGGGACCAGCTCCGAAATCCGGCTCGCGGAACCGGTCACGGTTCCCGTGGAGACCAGGGCCGCGACGCGGACGGTCGAGCTGATCTACGCAGTCCCGAATCCCGGCTGGGACTTCCGCGTGGGCCAGTCCCTCACAGTCACGTTGCCTCTCCATGGGGCCGAGGAGGCGCTCCTCGTGCCGCGATCGGCGGTCCTCTACGACGACTTCGGCGTCGCGAGCTGCTACGTCGCCTCGGCCGAGGGGAAGGAGAAGGGGGAGGCCGACGGGGAGAGCTTCACGCGGCGGCGGATCGAGTGCGAGGGGACGCTTCACGGCAATGTCATCGTCCGCCGCGGCCTGAAGGCGGACGAGGTCGTGGTCTCCGTGGCGGCGGAGCAGCTCTCCGCCGAATCGTCTCGGTCCGACCTCATGGTGGGGGACGATGACTGA
- a CDS encoding efflux RND transporter permease subunit, whose protein sequence is MIRHLILFSLRFPIVVVALAAVMSAAGILQLRRARWDVFPEFAPPQVVVQTEAPGLSADEVEQLVARPVEAALAGVSRIQVLRSSSVPGLCVATAIFEEGTNVLVARQLVAERLAEARTALPDFTETPRLMPLTSSTSRLVMIGLTAGAGGAGDAGRDDERLRTFCDWTLRRRLQAVPGVAHVEVFGGSVKQYQIQFSPLRGQEYGVTLDEVVAAGRQATGFGGAGFIETANQRLSIRQRTRIEHPEDLAAAPVAVRDGVSLPLGKVADVKVAAADRVGSSTINGEPGILLVVHKQPDFNTLTVTASVRAALDELKEALPEGSTLHPLLFRQATFIERAIGNLSDSLLIGCVLVAAVLIAFLMNWRVLLISLAAIPLSLTGALLVLLGSGVSLNAMTLGGLAIALGEVVDDAIVDVENVLRRLHENALSSTPRSRFDIVLSASLEVRSAVVFASFIVMLVFLPVFFLDGLAGKLFGPLGLAYVVAILVSLVVALTVTPALCVLMLNESTSRSAAEPWLVRHTNRLYRWMLPFFLRRSRLVIGLSLLALAASAAGLPFLGGEFLPDFRESNFVIFMAGKPDSSLVESERVGKRLAADLLKIDGVRTVAQQIGRAELSEDTWGPNISEVWVALDDRADYDRTLGEVRDVLEGTPGYAFQAKQFLRERIDEVLTGSTSDLLVRIVGPDLDVLRGIARETASAMENVAGVVDLRVEQLVNVPLMELLLKPRDTARYGLSVGSVNQTVQTLLRGTQVGQVFEEDAVFDVVVRLPNELRDDPMKLRSIPLDAPTGHPVPLRAVADVQMAMAPNMVNREQGRRRLLVTCNAEGRDVETVMAEIRGKLASGVRLPSGYHFEFAGEFAAKAEAQQRLLWLGAASLVGIFLLLYLDFRSVRLSSLVMLSVPLACIGGVASVFGSGGALSLGSLVGFVTVFGIAVRNGILLVSNYQHLREGGEAFGSEMILKGSVERLAPILMTAATTALAILPLVVAGNLPGHEIEHPMAIVILGGLASSTLLTLFVLPTIYATFGAEE, encoded by the coding sequence ATGATCCGTCACCTCATTCTGTTCTCGCTGCGGTTCCCCATCGTCGTCGTGGCGCTGGCGGCCGTGATGTCGGCCGCGGGGATCCTCCAGCTCCGGCGGGCGCGGTGGGACGTCTTTCCGGAGTTCGCGCCGCCGCAGGTGGTCGTCCAGACGGAAGCCCCGGGGCTCTCGGCAGATGAAGTCGAGCAGCTCGTGGCCCGTCCGGTCGAGGCGGCCCTCGCGGGGGTCAGCCGGATTCAGGTGCTCCGCTCGTCGTCGGTCCCCGGCCTGTGCGTCGCGACGGCGATCTTCGAAGAGGGGACCAACGTCCTGGTCGCCCGGCAGCTCGTGGCCGAGCGGCTGGCTGAGGCGCGGACGGCACTGCCGGACTTCACCGAGACCCCGCGGCTCATGCCGCTCACCTCCTCGACGAGCCGCCTGGTCATGATCGGCCTGACCGCCGGCGCCGGAGGGGCGGGGGATGCGGGACGCGACGACGAGCGGCTGCGGACGTTCTGCGACTGGACGCTGCGGCGGCGGTTGCAGGCGGTTCCGGGAGTGGCGCACGTCGAGGTCTTCGGCGGAAGCGTCAAGCAGTACCAGATCCAGTTCTCGCCGCTACGGGGGCAGGAGTACGGCGTGACGCTCGACGAGGTCGTCGCGGCGGGGCGGCAGGCGACCGGCTTCGGCGGCGCGGGGTTCATCGAGACGGCGAACCAGCGGCTCTCGATCCGGCAGCGGACCCGCATCGAGCACCCGGAGGACCTCGCCGCCGCGCCGGTCGCCGTCCGCGACGGGGTGAGCCTGCCGCTGGGGAAGGTCGCCGACGTCAAGGTCGCCGCCGCCGATCGGGTCGGCAGCTCCACGATCAACGGCGAGCCGGGGATCCTGCTCGTGGTCCACAAGCAGCCGGACTTCAACACGCTCACCGTGACGGCGTCGGTCCGGGCAGCCCTCGACGAGCTGAAGGAGGCGCTTCCCGAAGGGAGCACGCTCCATCCTCTGCTCTTCCGTCAGGCGACCTTCATCGAGCGGGCGATCGGCAACCTCAGCGACTCGCTCCTGATCGGCTGCGTGCTGGTGGCCGCGGTCCTGATCGCGTTCCTCATGAACTGGCGGGTGCTCCTCATCAGTCTGGCTGCCATTCCGCTCTCGCTGACGGGGGCGCTCCTGGTGCTGCTCGGCTCCGGGGTCTCGCTGAACGCCATGACGCTCGGAGGACTGGCGATCGCGCTGGGGGAAGTGGTCGACGACGCGATCGTGGACGTCGAAAACGTCCTCCGGCGGCTGCACGAGAACGCCCTCTCGTCGACGCCCCGCTCGCGGTTCGACATCGTGCTCTCCGCCTCGCTGGAGGTCCGCAGCGCCGTGGTCTTTGCGAGCTTCATCGTGATGCTCGTGTTCCTCCCGGTGTTCTTCCTCGACGGTCTGGCGGGGAAGCTGTTCGGTCCGCTGGGGCTGGCGTATGTCGTGGCGATCCTGGTCTCGCTGGTCGTCGCCCTGACGGTCACGCCGGCGCTGTGCGTCCTGATGCTGAACGAGTCGACGTCGCGTTCCGCCGCGGAGCCTTGGCTGGTGCGGCACACGAATCGGCTGTATCGCTGGATGCTCCCATTCTTCCTGCGGCGGTCGCGGCTGGTCATCGGCCTCAGCCTGCTGGCGCTCGCGGCCTCGGCGGCGGGGCTGCCGTTCCTGGGGGGCGAGTTCCTCCCGGACTTCCGCGAGTCGAACTTTGTGATCTTCATGGCGGGGAAGCCGGACAGCTCGCTGGTCGAGAGCGAACGGGTCGGCAAGAGGCTCGCCGCGGACCTGCTGAAGATCGACGGCGTGCGGACCGTCGCCCAGCAGATCGGCCGCGCGGAGCTGTCGGAAGACACCTGGGGGCCCAACATCAGCGAGGTCTGGGTCGCGCTCGACGACCGGGCCGATTACGACAGGACGCTCGGCGAAGTCCGCGACGTGCTGGAGGGGACGCCGGGCTATGCCTTCCAGGCGAAGCAGTTCCTGCGGGAGCGGATCGACGAGGTCCTGACCGGCAGCACGTCCGATCTGCTGGTCCGGATCGTCGGTCCCGATCTCGACGTCCTCCGCGGGATCGCCCGGGAGACCGCTTCGGCGATGGAGAATGTCGCCGGCGTCGTGGACCTGCGGGTCGAGCAGCTCGTCAACGTGCCGCTGATGGAGCTGCTGCTGAAGCCCCGCGATACCGCGCGGTACGGGCTGTCGGTCGGGTCGGTGAACCAGACGGTGCAGACGCTGCTGCGGGGGACGCAGGTGGGGCAGGTGTTCGAGGAGGACGCGGTGTTCGACGTCGTGGTCCGGCTCCCGAACGAGCTCCGCGACGATCCGATGAAGCTGCGTTCCATCCCGCTGGACGCGCCGACCGGGCATCCGGTGCCGCTGCGGGCGGTGGCGGATGTCCAGATGGCGATGGCCCCGAACATGGTCAACCGGGAGCAGGGGCGACGGCGCCTGCTGGTGACCTGCAACGCCGAGGGGCGGGACGTCGAGACCGTGATGGCGGAGATCCGCGGCAAGCTGGCCTCCGGGGTGCGGCTGCCCTCGGGGTATCACTTCGAGTTTGCGGGGGAGTTTGCGGCGAAGGCGGAGGCGCAGCAGCGGCTCTTGTGGTTAGGGGCAGCCTCGCTGGTGGGGATCTTCCTGCTCCTGTATCTCGACTTCCGGAGCGTGCGGCTCAGTTCGCTGGTGATGCTGAGCGTGCCGCTGGCGTGCATCGGGGGTGTGGCGTCGGTCTTCGGGAGCGGCGGTGCGTTGTCGCTGGGTTCGCTGGTGGGGTTTGTGACCGTGTTCGGGATTGCGGTACGGAATGGGATCCTGCTGGTCAGCAATTACCAGCATCTCCGCGAAGGGGGAGAGGCGTTCGGGAGCGAGATGATCTTGAAGGGGTCGGTGGAGCGGCTGGCTCCGATCCTGATGACGGCGGCGACGACGGCCCTGGCGATCCTGCCGCTGGTGGTGGCGGGGAACTTGCCGGGGCATGAGATTGAGCACCCGATGGCGATTGTGATTCTGGGCGGGTTGGCGTCGTCGACGTTGTTGACGTTGTTTGTTTTGCCGACCATTTACGCCACCTTTGGTGCGGAGGAATGA
- a CDS encoding DUF1559 domain-containing protein produces MKVTKATDLNCCLQSGREGRAGVTLVEVLVAIGVIALVAAISLPAVQSARGAAPRIECAAHLQELGVATQKFHQVYEKLPNADRPLYDLLPYVEQVSLRAELSKPPSDRIGPFKGPPIYRCPADSDAIPDSLHVNYRINEGSTFFFNGLRNAGILPMRFRDVSDGLSATAMFAEAGIGTLDLPYRPPRDDAMARQNPNR; encoded by the coding sequence ATGAAAGTCACCAAGGCGACGGATCTGAATTGTTGTCTCCAGTCAGGTCGTGAGGGTCGGGCCGGAGTGACTCTCGTGGAGGTCCTCGTCGCGATCGGCGTGATTGCCTTGGTGGCGGCGATCTCGCTTCCTGCGGTGCAGTCGGCCCGTGGGGCGGCCCCGCGAATCGAGTGTGCCGCTCACCTGCAGGAGCTTGGCGTTGCCACGCAGAAGTTCCACCAAGTCTACGAGAAACTCCCCAACGCTGACCGGCCGCTGTATGACTTGCTCCCCTATGTCGAGCAGGTTTCGTTGCGTGCTGAACTCTCTAAGCCCCCGAGCGATCGCATTGGTCCGTTTAAGGGACCTCCGATATATCGCTGCCCGGCCGATTCGGATGCGATTCCGGACTCTCTGCACGTCAACTATCGGATCAACGAAGGAAGCACATTTTTCTTCAACGGCCTCCGCAATGCGGGCATCCTGCCGATGAGGTTCCGAGATGTCAGCGATGGTCTGTCGGCGACGGCGATGTTCGCTGAGGCAGGTATCGGGACGCTCGACTTGCCGTACAGACCACCTCGCGACGACGCAATGGCGAGGCAGAATCCCAACCGTTAG
- a CDS encoding H-X9-DG-CTERM domain-containing protein: MDPLNHVTTILGAQWGAPQVYGGTETPYNHFVPPNRPGCLNTPPDELLSFSKAVPPTSYHTGGVNLLLCDGAVRFPLIFRLGGISDLAMEMMSLASFRRLPKDGSIP, translated from the coding sequence ATGGATCCCCTGAATCACGTGACAACCATTCTTGGTGCGCAATGGGGCGCACCACAAGTTTACGGCGGGACGGAAACGCCCTATAATCATTTTGTGCCCCCTAATCGGCCGGGGTGTCTCAATACTCCGCCTGATGAGTTGCTGTCATTTTCAAAAGCGGTTCCTCCCACCAGCTATCACACTGGAGGGGTGAACTTGTTGTTATGCGATGGTGCTGTGCGTTTTCCATTGATCTTCAGACTTGGCGGAATCTCGGATCTCGCAATGGAAATGATGTCTTTGGCCTCTTTTAGGCGTCTGCCGAAGGACGGCTCAATACCGTAA
- a CDS encoding BlaI/MecI/CopY family transcriptional regulator, protein MSKRLPLDVSRRERQIVEAIYRLDEASVADVLGAIPDPPTYSAVRAILATLVEKGILKTRQEGKRYLYRPAASRDSVRRSALSRLLDNFFAGEPTDAVAALLDLSAKSLTPDDLDRMQSLIDQARKEIRE, encoded by the coding sequence ATGTCCAAACGCCTTCCCCTCGATGTCAGCCGCCGCGAACGTCAGATCGTCGAGGCGATCTATCGTCTCGACGAGGCCAGCGTAGCCGATGTTCTAGGGGCCATCCCGGACCCGCCGACGTATTCGGCTGTCCGCGCCATCCTGGCCACGCTGGTCGAGAAGGGGATCCTCAAGACCCGGCAGGAGGGGAAGCGTTACCTCTACCGACCGGCCGCCTCCCGGGACTCCGTCCGCCGGTCGGCCCTCTCTCGACTCCTCGACAACTTTTTCGCCGGCGAGCCGACCGATGCGGTCGCCGCCCTTCTCGATCTCTCGGCGAAGTCACTGACTCCGGACGACCTTGACCGGATGCAGTCGCTGATCGACCAGGCCAGGAAGGAGATTCGCGAATGA